A single window of Sphingobacterium sp. ML3W DNA harbors:
- a CDS encoding YihY/virulence factor BrkB family protein, with product MENKKDGFLKKQFGIFKATVSGFMNEDCMKYSASLAYYTIFSIGPILVLMISLAGIFFGEDAIQGKVFSEIRGLVGPSAARQIQEVIMNLKLSGKSNLALVISIVTLLVGATSVFGDIQNSINRIWHVRAKPKRGWVKLITDRLLSSSLVIGLGFLLMVTLVVNGVILAFTERLQIYFPDITVFFMDAVNFALSFVIIFILFGIIFRTLPDVKIAWKTVRSGAFFTAIFFVIGRFAIGLYLQSSGTESTYGAAGALVLILLWVYYTAAILYFGAVYTREYAIANGIPIKPADYAVYVEEKEQEKVVKEIPTD from the coding sequence ATGGAAAATAAAAAGGATGGATTTTTAAAGAAACAGTTCGGTATTTTCAAAGCTACAGTGTCAGGCTTTATGAATGAAGATTGTATGAAATATAGTGCTTCTCTCGCTTATTATACTATTTTTTCAATAGGGCCAATTTTGGTCCTCATGATTTCACTAGCTGGTATTTTCTTTGGGGAAGATGCTATACAAGGCAAAGTGTTTTCGGAAATTAGGGGACTGGTGGGACCAAGTGCTGCTAGACAGATTCAAGAAGTGATTATGAACCTGAAACTGTCGGGGAAATCAAATCTTGCTTTGGTTATTAGTATTGTTACGCTATTGGTCGGGGCAACATCTGTATTTGGTGACATACAAAATTCTATAAACCGGATATGGCATGTGAGAGCTAAGCCTAAAAGGGGATGGGTGAAACTGATAACTGATCGTTTACTATCTTCATCATTAGTCATCGGTCTTGGCTTCTTATTGATGGTTACGTTGGTCGTAAATGGTGTTATATTGGCTTTTACCGAACGTCTGCAAATCTACTTTCCTGATATAACAGTTTTCTTTATGGACGCGGTCAATTTCGCCTTAAGTTTTGTGATTATCTTTATTCTGTTTGGTATCATATTCAGAACTTTGCCGGATGTAAAAATAGCGTGGAAAACAGTCCGTTCGGGTGCTTTTTTTACGGCTATATTTTTTGTGATCGGTCGTTTTGCAATAGGGCTATATTTACAATCTTCGGGTACAGAGTCCACTTACGGTGCTGCTGGTGCATTGGTGCTGATACTTTTATGGGTGTACTATACTGCGGCCATTCTTTATTTTGGCGCAGTATACACGCGAGAATATGCGATAGCAAATGGTATACCAATTAAACCGGCAGATTATGCAGTATATGTGGAAGAAAAGGAACAAGAAAAGGTGGTGAAAGAAATACCAACAGATTAG
- a CDS encoding type 1 glutamine amidotransferase domain-containing protein: MENKRNILMILTSHDRMDGTDSKTGVWLGEMTDPYYKFEEAGYHILFASPRGGEPPIDPMSKLTEHLTGSNRKFLDDENAQQRFKNSVELESIQSSAFDGVFIPGGHGPLWDLARHPEVARLLADFIKEDKPIGAVCHGPAALVSLAQIQPDFLVGKKVTAFTNMEEKLALRSDNIPFKLESRLKELGADFSAAALPFVSHVVRDGNLVTGQNPLSAGPTATKLIEVLHEINPKDI, translated from the coding sequence ATGGAAAATAAACGGAATATACTAATGATACTAACCTCCCATGATCGAATGGATGGGACTGATAGTAAAACAGGGGTTTGGTTAGGTGAAATGACAGACCCCTATTATAAATTTGAAGAGGCAGGATACCATATTCTCTTTGCTAGTCCACGTGGAGGTGAACCACCAATTGATCCTATGAGTAAGTTGACAGAACATTTGACGGGTTCAAATCGAAAGTTTTTGGATGACGAAAATGCACAACAGCGATTTAAAAATTCAGTTGAACTGGAAAGTATCCAATCCTCGGCTTTCGATGGTGTTTTTATTCCAGGTGGACATGGTCCTTTATGGGATTTAGCACGTCATCCTGAAGTAGCTCGCTTGCTGGCCGATTTTATAAAAGAAGATAAACCAATTGGGGCAGTGTGCCATGGACCTGCGGCATTGGTATCTCTCGCTCAAATACAACCTGATTTTTTAGTTGGTAAGAAAGTCACAGCTTTTACCAATATGGAGGAAAAACTGGCGCTACGAAGTGATAATATCCCTTTTAAACTAGAGTCGAGACTGAAAGAGCTGGGGGCAGATTTCAGCGCTGCTGCCTTACCTTTTGTATCACATGTTGTTAGGGATGGGAATCTGGTCACCGGTCAAAACCCGTTATCTGCGGGTCCGACAGCTACAAAACTAATCGAAGTACTCCATGAGATAAACCCGAAAGATATTTAA